A DNA window from Mastomys coucha isolate ucsf_1 unplaced genomic scaffold, UCSF_Mcou_1 pScaffold21, whole genome shotgun sequence contains the following coding sequences:
- the Igfl4 gene encoding insulin growth factor-like family member 4 translates to MRARRSFVSVTAEGPRIFTPVAPVPAPPPTVLQRKQAVVTGILGAALVSALLHSAGATDTGLFLCQPAPRRGDQIYNPLMECCNNNTILPLNSTSLCSPHCIYWPCFQHCCLESQNQGVLRFKVPGMKPNCRTSPTSTIRAKESQLSDR, encoded by the exons ATGAGGGCAAG GAGATCATTTGTATCAGTAACAGCTGAAGGTCCCAGAATCTTTACTCCTGTGGCTCCAGTTCCTGCCCCGCCTCCTACAGTGCTGCAGCGGAAACAGGCTGTGGTGACTGGGATCTTAG gTGCAGCCCTGGTTTCTGCCCTCCTACACTCAGCAGGAGCCACAG ATACTGGTCTATTCCTTTGCCAGCCAGCACCCAGACGTGGAGACCAGATATATAACCCCTTGATGGAGTGCTGTAACAATAACACCATCCTGCCCCTGAACAGCACAAGCCTCTGTAGCCCTCACTGTATCTACTGGCCCTGTTTCCAGCATTGCTGCCTGGAGTCCCAGAATCAGGGTGTCCTTAGATTCAAAGTTCCAGGCATGAAGCCCAACTGCAGAACCTCCCCCACCAGCACAATCAGGGCCAAG gaGTCTCAGCTCTCAGACAGATAA